A region of the Pseudoliparis swirei isolate HS2019 ecotype Mariana Trench chromosome 21, NWPU_hadal_v1, whole genome shotgun sequence genome:
aataaggagttgacttaagagacttatagagcagcctgataataaggagttgacttaagagacttattagagcagcctgataataaggagttgacttaagagacatatagagcagcctgataataaggagttgacctaagagttatagagcagcctgataataaggagttgacctaagagacttatagagcagcctgatcataaggagttccagtaatccagtctaaaagtaataaatgcatgaaacagcttttctgcatctttttgagacaaaatgtgcctgattttttaaatgttacgtagatgaaaaaatgcagtccacgattctttacagtggtgttggatgccagggcaatgccaggtgttcagggccgagtaaaataacttcagttttgtcagtttaacatcagtaagttgcaggtcatccatgtttttatgtctgtaaGACATGCTTAAAGTTTAGCAAGCTGGTTGGTCTCTTCAATACATCCCCAATTCATTATCactgttttatattgtacatatattactctaatgtatttaatgtctttttatATGTATCCGGTTAGTTGTAAATTCCATAAAAGTGTACGGGAGTTAAATTCCATATCTGTGCAGACATTCATGGCCAATCAAGCTGATTCTGAGTCTGGTTTGATTGAAAGATATAAtcgagtatcatctgcataacaatgacagtgtatggagtgtttcctgatactATTGCCCAAAGGGTGCTGACACTTTTAAACAAAGttgatgttttaatgatttggtttgtTCTGTTGATGAAAAGGAGTTAGTGTTTGCACGGTTTATCAGAAAAATGgagtattacatttatttatttttaaagtaaacTTTGATATAAATGAATTAGCACTTCATTTGTAGAAATTGGAAAAAATATCTTAATAGAAATTATTAtaatgaaatacattttctctctctctttttctgtgtgAGATGATGAAATTCAAGCTCAGGTCAGGTGTTTGTCATCGCCTCAGGCCTCGAAGCAGTTCAAATGTTAGAGGAACATCTGAATAATGAATTAATCTAAAATGTAAGAACATTAAGAGCCAGGAGGCAGTTAACATCAACGAGAACTGTCAAATATAGTATGGTTTAACAAACACTGGATGTGCAAAGTTTTAAAGGGTGGAGTTGGAAAAAATTATCTGTGATCTCAACGCATTAGCACATGAGCAAATTCCAATtttgtaaatacaaatattaataaagaaagaaaatataatcTCTGTatatctcttttttctctctctcgctctgtgagATGATGACATTTAAACTCAGTTCAGGTGTTTGTCATCGCCTCAGGCCTCGAAGCTGTTCAAATGTTAGAGGAACATCTGAATTATGAATTTACATATGTAAAAAATGTTAGAGCCAGGAGGCAGTTATCATCAATGAGAACTGCCAAAGATAGTTTGGTTTAACAAACACCGGATGTGTAAAGTTGAAGGGTGAGGTTGGCAAATAATATTCAGCTGACTCAAATTCCGAAATGAACTTTGAAATATTCCTTTCCAAGCTGAAAGTAGGTTTAAGAGGAATTCAAGATTATCTCTATTAAGTTAAGTAGTTATACAATCCTTTTAAAATGCTTAATATTgtgaaaataatacaaattagaaACAAGCCGAATGACGGCAGGAATGTCCTGAGTGAGCTGAATATTCTGATAGTTGAATGGAGGCTGTAACTGAAAGTTTGCAGAAGAAGTTCGAGTCCAAAGAAACGCTTTAACATATTTAATTCCACCGTCCAGTAAACCTAGTGACGGTCAGATCAGACCGCGGGATGAAACAAACCCCAAGTCACCTGAACTGAGTGTTCCCCACACCTTCAACAAGACTGTCTCCCAGTTGCAAGGGCTTTCTTTCATGCTGTGTTTGCTCTCATCATAAATCATATGATCCCTTTGGGATATTGACAGAGCATTGCCATGTCCACAGGGCACAGGGGTgagtttaaaagagagagaaggagcgacCTGACAATCAGAGCGAGGAGCACCGAGGAACCAGAACACATCTGTGGTGAGCTTCTTCTCTTCACTGAAGTCTGTGAGGCTCATCATTACATTCTCCCCTCTAGGATGGAGAGAGTCATGCATGTGACTGTGGTAACTGCTGTCCTGCTGTCGGTGGGCATCCTGAACGCCGTCTCAGCCCAGTCTCACAGTAAGTAGCTCACCATCACCAACACCTCATTACACTCAAACCAATGTACTTGCTGAGGAACACTCTTTTCTTGCCACAGATATAGAACTACAGTCAGTATGTGATGATTTCAGTCGTGTTTCTTGTGGTGACGGATGGACCCACATTGATGCCACACGCTGTGTTAAATACTTCCAAACTCCAAAATCCTTCGATGACGCAGAGGTGaagcaaaaacacattttctgagACATATTGGACAAAGATAATAATTCAAATACATCTATCCTCATCTGTTGTATGTGACGATAACGTGGTGGTGATGACTCACACTCCCATTTCTGTTGATTTCAGGAATACTGCAACACCACCGGCGGTGCAATAGTGACATTCCATAGTCCAACACAGATGATGCGCGCCACTTGTGTCACTTTACATGACAACCCTGAACCTGAATTATTTTGGATTGGAGTCATAAGATCCGGGGTAAGCAAACGTCTCATTGTGAGCAGATGGATGAGAGAATGTGCCACATGTCATCACTGATGATCACCTTTGTGTTCTTCAGGAGGGGTTCACATACACTGATGGATCTGAGTTCAAGAATAGTAACTGGTACCCTGGTCAGCCAGACAACGCTGGTGGACAAGAGAACTGTGTTGAGATGAACTACAAAGGTAAGGAAAAAGATTGATTCGCCTAATGATCACGTATCATGAAAGTGCACCTCCTCATGAACAGGTGACCTCCTGTTGAGTCCCATTCTAAGGGGAGACACGCCTCTCCACACATGCCAATAATCATGAACCAATACAATGATGATGTACAACATATTAAACAGAGCCTGGGCGACAGGAATATGTATGCTATGTGTACATCCTCCAAACACAACTTAACCACCGAAGACAAACATTACCAAATATGAATATGTCTAACAAATATGGAACATGCACCACGTTTAAAGCTCTTGGGCCCTTTAGCAAAATGCTACAATCAAACACGTTATCTTTAAACTTCTTCTCGGACAAAGCATCAGCAACATATTACAAATACTGCATCCAGCATGAAACATTTTTTAGCAGCGATTGTTGAGAAATATGGATTGTCCTGTTTTCTGTGTATTCTCCTCAATAACTATTAACCAGTTATATATCTACTGCTATATACCCATCTGAACACACTTCACAAGTCTTACCTTTATTCTAACACCGTTATTATTTAAATAGCCTTTGTGGTTGAGGACATACACTTGTTCTAGTATGGGTATGCACATCTCAAAACATGGTTTAAGTTTAAAAGTGAAGTTGAAACGATCACTTTAAGACATAAAGTATCCCGCATGAGGTCCTTTATCCGTCTGCTCTAAGCAGGACATGTGACTCAATGTGTGGACCAACAAGATGATTCAGTTTGAATGCTGACAATGTGTTTGATGAACCATGAAAGGAAGTTTGACTCTGAAGCTCCTGATGCCCTGAATGTGATGTCTTGTCTTTCCAGACTGGGGACTCTGGAATGATGCCAACTGTGCAGAGAAGAATAATTTCATGTGCATCAAGACGATGTAAAATCAGTGTAGACATCAacagctgagctgctgctggtggaccAGTCTGTTTCATGATAACCTGCAAAAAACAAGCTTCTTAACTTTACTGCAATAAACGTCCAGGGTCTTGTTAAATGTGTTAATGTTGAGCAATACGAGTTATTTTCTGTTCTACAAGATATTTCATGGTGACACCATGCTGTGTGAACTCTACCCTGATTGAAGGGATTGCCTCTACACAGACCTCTAGAGAGACAAAAGAGCTCCAGCTAAGGATTCTCGCTGCCGACCAGTCGATGCTTGGGTTGTGCAACTTTAACCAGGTATGGCCCAGGACTAGCAGGGAGTTAGGGGAAGAAATTATCTTGAGCTGAATAATCTCACCAAGGTTACTTGACAGGACAAGGGCCAAAGGGGTGGAACGATGGGTAACTTGAGCAAACGACTTGCCATCTATGGCAGTAGCTGCGAGGGAGAACTGTAACCGTTCTAAGGGAAAACCAGCCTGGAGGGCCACAATTCTGTCTAGGAAACTATCCTTAGATCAAGAGTCGAACAAGGCAAGGAGGGGCAAGAAAAGTTGTTTGTGACAAAGAGTGATTTGGATCAGCAACCTAGGTGGGAGTGACTGGTTCGGGGAACAGGGTTAGCTCGCCAGAACCCCAAATGCTACTGGCAAGCTCTTTCTTTTGGGTCGACAATACCTCTTCTTTCCATCTGGAATCCACTCCGGTGTTCTAAATTCCACAGAGTAATCAACCACACTTCTGGGGCCCTGGCGGAGGTCAAGCAAGAATACAGTCGCGTTGCCATTTTGTCTGGGTGGCCGAAAAACCCTTCATCTTGCAAATTAAGTCTTCATAGGAAAGTTAAGGGAACGTCGGCTCGTGACACACATTTTCTATCGGGTTGTATTGGGACACGACAAAAAGTTCACACAATGACAATGTTTTTCCGGACAGGCTCCGACGTGTCATTGGGGAGACTTTTTTCCATTTTGTAAGACAACATGTGAGTAAGTGGGAAATACACTAGCTGGAGCTCTAGAGTCATTTATGAAGCCGAGATTGCTATTAGGGAGGATTTGTTCCTTTAGGCCTACTTTTCAATGGGAAAACATGGAAAACATGGGATAAACATGGAATCTCTTTCTAGAAAACATAATAACGATGCCAGAAGGCTGGAAATTATGCCAGAAGGGTGACATGTTGCAACCAGGCATATGTTTCAATAGGCAACATGGAGAGTCCTTGAAAAACATGGGATGTCCTTGAATAATCTGGAAATCCTGGAAGTTTGTGAAAATCAAACGTGGTGGACACCAGAGGACTCTTTTCAAGGATTAGTTGgttttagctagctagcatgctgCTAACAGAAAATAGTTCTGGCTTTGGAGACATGGCTCTTTAGGGGTTCAGCACCTCAGATTTAATATTTCCTGCAATTTCCAGACTGTTTCAGACAGCTATGTTTGAAAAAATGTCACTGAGGAGAACTTTTTTCAGCGGGCCAAGGACAATGAGAACTTTTGTTACCGGGTCTAGAACATTGTGCCTACATGTCTGGCCCAAACTCATGCCAATGAAATGTCCGTTTATAGTTCTAAGGGAAACGGGACCATTTTGAAAAGGTAATTCAGATTTATTTCTCGACTCAAGTGGATATTGCTGGATGCAATACAAACACGTTTAAATGACTTATTAACACATCACTGGATATATGGGGACACCATAGAACTCTCAAGGATATGTTGGTTTTAATTAGCTAGCATGCTTTAAACTGGAGTTAGATTTCCAGAGGGTCTGCAGACTTAAGATTCTAGTGTCAAATTTGGGGCATCCAGAGCAATCTGGTGTTTGATTTTCAAGCAGCTTGGACCATTTCCTTAGGAGTTGTGAACCTTTAAAGGAGTGAAATCTGGGTTTTTAAACCCCTACccggcagggatgctaagtgctaggcACGGCTAGCTCATATGGTTTAGCCTCATTTGGAAGTGGCTACAAACtggggaaaaaactaaaatcagcCCACAACCTCCACAGGGTCTCAAGTTTTCTAAGTCCTGAATTTGAGACGGCCAATTAACTCATGTGGGTGTTTTGGAGAGGATTTCACCAAATGTCCTCATTGTAGGCCATGTCATGATTGTCTGCCCTCAATTTGGAATTAGGattaatatttaggagattatggccatttttgcacttttcaaaaaatatgaaaatataagGGAACTGAAGCCCAATCAAACCCTTTGTGCCAGTTTTGGGGGCCCTTAACTTGCAGGGAGTGTTCCCAAACTATAGAGTATTCATGTTTAGATGCCCTTCTTTGTTTTAGAAAAGTCTTTAAATTGATCTAAAGTAAGTACTCAGAATTAAAAGACTGGTTTGAAAGATTTATACTGAGACATTGGGGACAATTTCTGACATTAGGGTGAGTTTGGCACTGTGCCAATTTTCTATTCTGAAGGATTTGGAGGGAATTTGTGCTCCTTCCAGTGTTTGAGCAGAATCTGGAGTGTCTGGGACCAACATTTGAGATATTATGGCCTTTTTTGCACTAAAATATAAGGGAGTTTATGACCAATTGTACCCATTGGacttgtttttggggcccttaactttCAGGGATTGGTCCCAAACTTTagagtattcatattcagatgccctctTGAAATGTGAAAAGGACCCACGTCTCTAAGTGGATTTAAAGTAATTAATCAGAATTAAAGGACTGGTTTGTGGCATTTGGGCGACTTTTTTCCATTTGGTGTAATGCCATTTTCTGGGGAAAGGGTCTTTTAGAGTAATTTCTCGACTCAAGTGGGTTATTGCTGGGtgcaataaaaacatgtttaaatgaaTACTGGATATGGCTGGACACCAGAGGACTTTATTCAGGGATCTGTTGGTTTTAATTAGCTAGCATCCTGCTAACACAAGATTGTTTTCTAAAGGGTCTGCAGATTGGCGCTTATAGGATCTCATTCATGGCATCCGGGCAATGTTGGCATTTAGTTTCAAGCAGTTTAGACCTTTTCCTGAGGAGTTGTGAACGTTTAAAGGAATGAAGTTTTGgtgattttcattttttaaaacccaaacgGGGATCTTAAGTGTTAGAGATGACTCGCCTACATAGTCGGGACCCATTTGGTAGAAGCTACaccctggaaaagaaagctgagCTCTTACATGTTTAGGAATAAATGACCTTCAAAACCCCATGTCCTCATCGTTCAGAGTGTCTGTGCAAAATCTGAGTTCTGTGAGATATATCACGATTCAAAATTGCCATTTCCAATGACAAGTACTGGGCCGACTAGTTCAGGCAAATGTCCTGATGTGTACCCAGGATAGATGGCCCGAATATAGGGTACATGCCCAGGAAAGTAACCCCCTTCCTGGAGAAACCCCCAAAATCTGAATGTCATGCCCGCCATAAAGGCCTAGGTACCAGGAACATTGGGTAGATTAATTAACTCTGGCTGGAAAATAACTTCCAGACTGCTTTGAAGCACTCAAACCTGGGTAAATCTGCATGCCATGTGACCCCATTGGACCTCTGGAGCTCACTCACTGACCCTGCTCACCATCCGATCCTGTGGACACTACACTGGCGTCTAAACCCTtttgcaaaatgtaaaaaatctcGTTCCCctgcactctaaaaagcccaacttcaaatttgttgtccgaacacattttttaaagttgagtcaacaaatgcctttgaaaaaagttgaactaactcaaaatgtcaatttcattaataaagagtggaatccacttaaaatgttaagttgagaaaacttaatatagtggtttgggcatctgctgaggtaactaaggccactgcgcatgtatgtcagtaaacacacacacacatatatatatatatatatatacaaatacatatataaatacatatatatatatatgtaaatacatatatatactactttaatcttatatattaaataataaaataatataaaaatattttctttagcccctgtttaaaatacattggtttttgataccattgtttgtttattatatttagatatggattcgatttggaaggatattgtccattgtttaatggcagatttgctccagttcaggtttttgtcacttattgaattaaagggagcctgtaccgtgagagcaaatgtttccctgtattttgctcaatttattcatttaatttaacagactatgaagattgaaatactataatactaatgtgtaggaggtgactcttgtatgaaagtggtatattttagtttttaaaatcttcataaaaatgtcttttgacttttaaattgtattgttacagaataggaaggaaaaaaatgaaaatttaaaagaggcagtgaatatttattatagtctctgtatgcttgtttttgtgtagaatacagacccggaggaatcttacgtgaaaggagttgaactgggaatactgcagagtgggtggagcggggggggggggggggggtggttcagggaacggtgtctgattgtcatcagctggactgattggtaatcagattagtaatcagtccagctgatgacgatctgtgttggttatctgagtctgtctccataaaggagctggacagacaggagatgagaggagcgtggagagcagagacacagtctgctgtcggaataaaccttattaccgaatatccctctggctacttgttgcttattggtgctttaggggggggaacctactcgtgacggctacacacgtgtcacaaccatgttccaaagcttgtttcaaggccttgattttggattcacaaaacagaatgttttctttttttttctttatgcagccattttgatttttaaggatgttgaccctgtGCTGTCTATGttaaagtgttgacacctggaattcatatagttatgcaaacaaatgtttagtgattgttaataaacattttgtgtttgaagaagtttgttttctttaactgttgacttttccaaagaaaacggtgtacatttttaattaatttaaatgaaggcaacgttgcaaagaatgttgagtactcaaataatgggcagtgaaatttagtaacaaaacattttaagttaaaagtaagttctctcaacaacattttaagttaaaagtaagttctcaacaaaacatttctcaacaaaaaatgttaagtgctgttgatgtatgtttttaatctacaagaacacacaatttaaagtttctccaatttaatattttaagtgttctgaacttaagtacatgagtagatgtaactatcaaatgcaatattttaagtagtgttaacttaaatacataagtacgtctgaatagtaatgttacgtttgacaaacttaagatatcactttgagtgaacttcttatcataagttgacacaacacattagcccttagttgagtaaactcaaaaaggctttgcagctggttgcctcacttttttaagttgattttttttttaagagtgtGGTCATTTtgtaaaagaaaaggaaattgcACGTGACAAGTGTTAAACAGGAAGACTCAGTTCAGGTGAGTTGGGGTTTGTTTCATCCCCCGGTCTGATCTGATTCAACTATCAGAATATTCAGATCACTCAGGACATTTCTGCCGTCATTCGAAtgtttcaattttaaaaaaaattcaaaaaaattaaGATTACAATCATTTTGTtaaacaatttaatttaatttaataatttaatggAGAGAATCTTCAAATCCTCTTAAATATACTTTGAGCTCAAGGTTCATCTAAGTTGATGTCTTATAAAGTTGTTAATATCATCACTATTTACTTTTATGGTATTTCCAGACCTTTTCTGAGTTTATAATGGGTCTATACCTTGCTGCATAGAGTAAGTGTCATCATAGACTTCCTGTAGTTCACTCACTCTATGCTTTACCTTTTCTGTTTTACACAAAGTCAATATCAACACATTATGAATACAAAGTACAGTATATTTTAGGGAGGCCGTTATTGTTctttccccccaccccccaaatgCTTTGACCCACCAGGAGCATGTATTCATACCTGTGCAAGTAAGTAATGAGAATACAGGAACCGAAGGAagatttcaaatattaattttggGATTTGAGTCAGTTTAATATGTGGTGGAAATGTTTCATAGTATTCTTCTAAACCTCATCTTTttgtaaacttttttttgtgtgactcAGGTGCCCGTGGCCCACTAttggccagccgccactgtGTTTGACATCGCTTCAGGCCTAGAAGCTGTTCAAATGTTTGAGGATGATCTCAATTATGATTTAATCTAATATGTAAGAACATTTAGAGCCCGAAGGCAGTTAAAATCAACGAGAACCGTCAAAGATAGTTTGGTTTAACAAACACTGGATGTGTAAAGTTGAAGGGTGGGGTTGGCAAATAATATTCAACAGACTCAAAtcccaacattttaaatattcctTTCCTAGCTAAAAATAGTTTGAAGAGGATTTAAAGATTCTAGCCATTATGTTAAATTGTGAGAAAATCCTTTTTAAAAGGCATAATATTTTGAAAAGTATACGAATTAGAAACTAGTCAAATTACGGCAGGGATGTCCGGAGTGAGCTGAATATTCTGATCGTTGAATGGAGGCTGTAACTGAAAGTTTGCAGAAGAAGTTTGAGTCCAAAGAAACGCTTTAACATATTTAATTCCACCGTCCAGTAAACCTAGTGACGGTCAGATCAGACCGGGGGATGAAACAAACCCCAAGTCACCTGAACTGAGTGTTCCCCACACCTTCAACAAGACTGTCTCCAGTTGCAAGGGCTTTCTTTAATGCTGTGTTTGCTCTCATCATAAATCATATGATCCCTTTGGGATATTGACAGAGCATTGCCATGTCCACAGGGCACAGGGGTgagtttaaaagagagagaaggagcgacCTGACAATCAGAGCGAGGAGCACCGAGGAACCAGAACACATCTGTGGTGAGCTTCTTCTCTTCACTGAAGTCTGTGAGGCTCATCATTACATTCTCCCCTCTAGGATGCAGAGAGTCATGCATGTGACTGTGGTAACTGCTGTCCTGCTGGCGGTGGGCATCCTGAACGCCGTCTCAGCCCAGTCTCACAGTAAGTAGCTCACCATCACCAACACCTCATTACACTCAAACCAATGGAGGTGCTGAGTAAAGCTCTTTTCTTCCCACAGCGGAAGAACTTGAGTTTGTATGTGAACATCTAAAACGTGTTTCTTGTGGTGGAGGATGGACCCACATTGATGCCACACGCTGTGTTAAATACTTCCAAACTCCAAAATCCTTCGATGACGCACAGGTGAAGCAAACACACTTTTTGACACATTAGACAAATATAATAATTCTAATACATCTATCCTCATCTGTTGTATGTGATGATAACGTGGTGTTGACTACTCACACTCCCATTTCTGTTGATTTCAGGCACACTGCAACAGCACCGGCAGTGACCTGGTGACATTCAAAACTCAACAAGATGTCGGAAAAGCTGTTTGTATCACGTTACATGACAACCCTAAACCTAAATCCTTTTGGGTTGGAGTCATAAGATCCGCGGTAAGCAGCAAACGTCTCATTGTGAGCCGACGGGTTGGAGAATGTGTCACATGTCACCACTGATGATCACCTCTGTGTTCTTCAGGAGGGGTTCACATACACTGATGGATCTGAGGTGAAGCATGCTCACTGGTCAGTTGGTCAGCCAAACAATGCTGGTGGACAAGAGAACTGCGTTGAGATGAACTACAAAGGTAAAGAAAAACAGATTGATGAAACTTGTTGAGATATGCTCTCATATTGTGTGATAACTTTATTACTATTTCTATCTAATTTACTAATGGACATTGGGCAACTTGAACTGATTGATGTGACCGATGAACCTGATttgagccacctgtgtgtgggcgtgaactgtttattgagtgtcaataaaaagcctcactggagggtgagggcaTCCCCCTGttggctgtgtaacagacaagtcacgtatcttgtgtctccatgttcatttaattcctccgtctagtaagtcttaccgttggtgctatttgtgttatgttttatccacTGTGCTCTTAGCTCTGCTAAGAGGTTATAGGCCCAGGTGATGGCGAAAACATATagagcaaaacatttaaaactaacaCTTAAGACTAGGTGCGTGTAGGCACCAAACATGACTAGTAGCAGAAAGCCAGTAGAGCCGAGTGGGAGCCGCTGGTCGCGCTTGTTATTTGACGGGGATGAAAATAAGTATGAACTGTGGGAGACTAAGTTCTTGGGCCACCTTCATCTGCAAGGGTTGAAAGAAGCCATTCTGAGAGTGCCTGTgacagaggacgaagaggaactgCTGCGGAATGAGGCAAAGAATGAAGAAGCATATGCTGAGCTTATCCAGTTTCTGGATGATAAGAGCCTGTCCTTGGTGATGCGGGAAGCACCCGACGATGGTAGAGCAGCACTACTTATTTTGAGAAACTATTACCAAGGCAGAGGAAAGCCAAGAATTATCAGCCTTTATACTGAGCTCACCTCGCTCCAGAAGTCAAGCAGCGAGAGTGTAACCGAGTATGAGATACGTGCTGAGACAGTCAGCACAGCGTTGAGAAACGCAGGCGAGACTTTGAGTGACGGGCTACTTGTAGCTATGGTTCTAAAAGGGCTTCCCGAATCGTTTAAACCGTTCGTTATCTACATCACGCAAAGAGATGAGACCGTAGCGTTTCCTGAATTCAAGACGAAACTGCGAAGCTACGAGGACACAGAGAAGATGCGTGCTCCAGACACTgaggacaatgtgatgacagcaCGGGGGCGACGAGCAGCGAGACCCACCAGACGAGGTGCAGGTCCAGGcgaacgtgagcagcagcagcagcagctgcagctggcGACGGGGGACGCGAGCCCGGGGTGTTTCAGGTGTGGGACACACGGACACCTCGTCAGCGCAAAGTGTGGTGCAGCCACTGCAGgagcgacacacacagcagcgagaCCTGTCGGAGCAAGAAGCGACGAGGCCGAGATGACGCCCGTAAAGCttcagaggagacggaggaggaggacgagtatGCGTTCCGGTTGAGCGACATGCCAGCAGATGTCCAGCCGAGCCAAGATGTCAACGTGAGGGGCCTGATGGTCGACTGCGGGGCGACCTCGCACATCGTTACAGACCTCGCCAAGTTCAAGTGTTTCAACGGCGAGTTCAAGGCCGAGTCACACTGTTGAGCTGGCCGACGGCACCCGGTGCAGCGGCGTAGCAGAGCGGCGAGGCGACGCGGTGGTCTGTCTGACGGACAGCACAGGTCGACAGCTGAGAACAACGCTGAAAGACGCGTTGTACATCCCCTCCTATCCGCAAGACATCTTTTCTGTAAAAGCGGCTACAGCAAGTGACGCGACGGTGATCTtcaagaaaggagaggacattCTGATTCACAGAAATGGTACGAAAttccacatacacgtacacaacaggctttattatttacacacggtagataatgatgtgaaatgtgatgaCCAAGTTAAAGGGTGTCTTGATTTACAAACGTGGCATGAAGTATTGGGTCACTGTAACTATGAGGATGTGTTGAAGTTGCCACCTGTTGTCGAGGGCATGCAAATTAAAGGGACAACCAGTAAACCTCCACACTGTGATGTATGTATTCAGGGCAAATTTGTGCAGACCATAAA
Encoded here:
- the LOC130212252 gene encoding C-type isolectin Sp-CL4-like, which codes for MQRVMHVTVVTAVLLAVGILNAVSAQSHTEELEFVCEHLKRVSCGGGWTHIDATRCVKYFQTPKSFDDAQAHCNSTGSDLVTFKTQQDVGKAVCITLHDNPKPKSFWVGVIRSAEGFTYTDGSEVKHAHWSVGQPNNAGGQENCVEMNYKDWGLWNDANCAAKHHFMCAKTM
- the LOC130212251 gene encoding C-type isolectin Sp-CL4-like, whose product is MERVMHVTVVTAVLLSVGILNAVSAQSHNIELQSVCDDFSRVSCGDGWTHIDATRCVKYFQTPKSFDDAEEYCNTTGGAIVTFHSPTQMMRATCVTLHDNPEPELFWIGVIRSGEGFTYTDGSEFKNSNWYPGQPDNAGGQENCVEMNYKDWGLWNDANCAEKNNFMCIKTM